A genome region from Dickeya chrysanthemi NCPPB 402 includes the following:
- the glrR gene encoding two-component system response regulator GlrR: protein MTARKSASLLLVDDDPSLLKLLGMRLTSEGFTVTTATSGQDALRLLQREKIDLVISDLRMDEMDGLALFAEIQKNQPGMPVIILTAHGSIPEAVAATQQGVFSFLTKPVDRDALYKAIDDALKLSPPASDESWRAAVVTRSPIMQRLLEQAKMVAQSDVSVLINGQSGTGKEVLAQAIHAASPRAGMPFIAINCGALPEPLLESELFGHAKGAFTGAVSQREGLFQAAEGGTLFLDEIGDMPLALQVKLLRVLQERKVRPLGSNRDRDINVRIISATHRDLPKAMEKGEFREDLYYRLNVVNLKLPALNERAEDIPLLANHLLREAAARHKPFVRSFSTDAMKRLMAASWPGNVRQLVNVIEQCVALTSAPVIGDALVEQALEGENTALPTFAEARNQFELNYLRKLLQIAKGNVTQAARMAGRNRTEFYKLLARHELDANDFKE, encoded by the coding sequence ATGACCGCCAGAAAATCCGCCAGTCTGCTGTTAGTTGACGATGATCCTAGTCTGTTGAAGTTACTGGGGATGCGTCTGACCAGCGAGGGGTTTACCGTCACCACGGCAACCAGCGGTCAGGATGCGTTGCGATTGTTGCAGCGGGAAAAGATTGATCTGGTGATCAGCGATTTGCGCATGGATGAAATGGATGGACTGGCTCTGTTTGCTGAAATCCAGAAAAATCAGCCGGGGATGCCGGTGATTATCCTGACCGCACATGGTTCTATTCCCGAGGCGGTCGCCGCAACGCAACAGGGCGTATTTAGTTTTTTGACGAAGCCGGTTGATCGCGATGCGTTGTATAAAGCGATCGATGATGCGCTAAAGCTCTCACCGCCGGCGAGCGATGAAAGTTGGCGTGCCGCCGTAGTGACGCGCAGCCCGATTATGCAGCGTCTGCTCGAACAAGCCAAAATGGTGGCGCAGTCGGACGTTAGCGTACTGATTAACGGTCAGAGCGGTACGGGGAAGGAAGTACTGGCGCAGGCGATTCATGCGGCCAGCCCTCGTGCCGGTATGCCGTTTATCGCGATAAACTGCGGTGCATTACCCGAGCCTTTGCTGGAGTCCGAGCTATTCGGTCATGCGAAAGGCGCATTCACCGGCGCCGTCAGTCAACGTGAGGGGTTATTTCAGGCGGCGGAAGGGGGAACCCTGTTTCTGGATGAAATCGGAGACATGCCGCTAGCGCTGCAGGTGAAGTTGTTGCGTGTGTTGCAAGAACGTAAGGTCAGGCCGCTGGGAAGTAATCGGGATAGGGATATCAATGTGCGAATTATCTCCGCCACCCACCGGGATTTACCTAAGGCGATGGAAAAAGGCGAGTTTCGTGAAGACCTTTACTATCGTCTCAATGTGGTGAATCTCAAGCTGCCGGCATTGAATGAGCGTGCTGAAGATATTCCGTTGCTGGCGAACCATTTGCTGCGTGAAGCGGCGGCGCGACATAAACCCTTTGTTCGCAGTTTTTCGACTGATGCCATGAAGCGCCTGATGGCGGCCAGTTGGCCAGGAAACGTACGCCAGCTGGTTAATGTGATTGAACAGTGTGTTGCGCTGACCAGTGCACCTGTTATTGGCGATGCGCTGGTTGAGCAGGCACTGGAAGGGGAGAATACGGCGCTGCCGACGTTTGCCGAAGCGCGTAACCAATTTGAGCTCAACTATTTGCGAAAATTACTGCAAATCGCTAAGGGCAATGTGACACAGGCTGCACGTATGGCCGGGCGTAACCGTACGGAATTTTATAAATTGCTGGCGCGACATGAATTGGACGCCAATGATTTTAAAGAATAG
- the glnB gene encoding nitrogen regulatory protein P-II, with the protein MKKIDAIIKPFKLDDVREALAEVGITGMTVTEVKGFGRQKGHTELYRGAEYMVDFLPKVKIEIVVSDDIVDTCVETIMNTAQTGKIGDGKIFVFDVARVIRIRTGEEDETAI; encoded by the coding sequence ATGAAAAAAATTGATGCGATTATTAAACCGTTCAAACTGGATGATGTACGTGAGGCGCTGGCTGAAGTCGGCATCACGGGGATGACCGTCACAGAGGTAAAAGGATTCGGGCGCCAGAAGGGCCATACCGAGCTGTATCGCGGCGCGGAATATATGGTGGACTTCCTGCCGAAAGTGAAAATTGAGATCGTCGTGTCTGACGATATTGTTGATACCTGTGTGGAAACGATTATGAATACCGCACAGACCGGCAAGATTGGCGACGGTAAGATTTTTGTCTTTGATGTGGCTCGGGTTATTCGTATCCGCACCGGGGAAGAAGACGAAACAGCTATCTGA
- a CDS encoding sensor histidine kinase — translation MISLNRWRFFPRSLRQLVVMAFLLVLLPLLVLAYQAYESLDHLSEQAAGINNTTLADARRSEAMTSTAISMERSYRQFCVLGDQTLSQLYQNQRKQYSQMLDAHAPILPDPSYYQTLRQYLTELTDIRCQNNGPAAASIAVLDKFSRMNAQMVQATREVIFSRGQQLQRDIAERGRFFGWQALVLFLVSVLLVMLFTRMIIGPVKGVERMINRLGEGRPLGRIGSFRGPTEIRSLAQRIIWLSERLSWLEAQRHEFLRHLSHELKTPLASLREGAALLADEVVGTLTDDQKEVVAILDNSSRHLQQLIEQLLDYNRKLADAPTGLEHVDISDIVNMVLAAHSLPARSKLMQTHVELNAQGCRAETTLLMRVMDNLYSNAVHYGRESGNIWIRSRQIDNRVQIDVANSGTPIPESDKSLIFEPFYQGSHQRKGAVKGSGLGLSIAQDCIRRMQGELNLVTVDYADVCFRIELPLNAEN, via the coding sequence ATGATTTCGTTGAATCGTTGGCGTTTTTTTCCACGCTCCTTACGGCAACTGGTTGTTATGGCATTCCTGTTAGTCTTATTGCCGCTGTTGGTATTGGCTTATCAGGCTTATGAGAGTTTGGATCATCTCAGCGAGCAGGCCGCCGGAATTAATAACACCACGCTGGCTGATGCAAGACGCAGCGAGGCAATGACCAGCACCGCTATCAGCATGGAACGCAGTTACCGTCAGTTTTGCGTACTGGGAGATCAAACACTCTCACAGTTGTATCAGAATCAACGGAAGCAGTATTCCCAGATGCTGGACGCGCATGCGCCTATCTTGCCCGACCCTTCCTATTATCAAACCCTACGGCAATACCTGACTGAGCTGACCGATATTCGATGCCAGAACAACGGCCCGGCCGCCGCATCCATCGCCGTACTGGACAAATTCTCCCGCATGAATGCTCAGATGGTGCAGGCAACCCGTGAGGTGATCTTTTCGCGTGGGCAACAATTGCAGCGAGATATTGCTGAACGAGGCCGTTTCTTCGGCTGGCAGGCGCTGGTGCTGTTTCTGGTTAGTGTGCTGTTGGTGATGCTGTTTACCCGGATGATTATCGGGCCGGTAAAAGGCGTCGAGAGAATGATCAATCGGCTGGGCGAAGGCCGTCCGTTAGGCCGAATCGGCAGCTTCAGGGGGCCGACGGAGATTCGGTCTTTAGCGCAGCGGATCATCTGGTTAAGCGAGCGTCTTTCCTGGCTGGAGGCGCAACGCCACGAGTTTTTGCGCCATTTGTCTCATGAGTTAAAAACACCATTGGCAAGCTTGCGTGAAGGGGCGGCATTACTGGCTGATGAAGTGGTTGGTACGCTGACGGACGACCAGAAAGAGGTGGTGGCGATTTTGGATAACAGCAGCCGCCACTTGCAGCAGCTGATTGAGCAATTGCTCGACTATAACCGAAAACTGGCGGATGCGCCGACAGGACTGGAGCACGTTGACATCAGCGATATTGTCAACATGGTCTTGGCCGCACATAGCCTTCCTGCCCGCAGTAAATTGATGCAAACACATGTTGAACTGAATGCGCAGGGCTGCCGTGCGGAAACGACATTACTGATGCGGGTGATGGATAATCTCTATTCCAATGCGGTGCACTATGGCCGGGAATCCGGTAACATTTGGATCCGCAGCCGGCAGATTGATAACCGGGTTCAGATTGATGTCGCCAACAGTGGCACGCCTATTCCTGAATCGGACAAAAGTTTGATCTTCGAGCCTTTTTATCAAGGATCTCACCAGCGTAAAGGGGCAGTTAAAGGGAGTGGTCTGGGATTGAGCATTGCACAGGATTGCATCCGCCGTATGCAAGGTGAGTTGAATCTGGTCACGGTGGATTATGCCGATGTCTGCTTCCGTATTGAATTACCATTAAACGCTGAGAATTAA
- the paeY gene encoding pectin acetylesterase PaeY yields MKITTWKRTLFLGSLLCLPISFAQAANIAPESPASPSQPILNVTTLGPNTLISGRVAYRDIRFPATLFIKDQRGVEHSVKTDIQGRFYADVSSMVAPLRLSAVEAGGQNCLASNQLRAVCLSALVPQLRDGHENRININPLTDRILSDVAASAGYIGPQQLIDATTLPSLSTAAWETAYREFHAGFDDALKQAGIAAPSQFDPLTYPDALTPAVTQMLQVINHARNYHNDSGQAGHTVLTDIAFRPIVGLNASGSYEPLDLTSASQQRKALEQARTRIFIVSDSTAATYEKARFPRMGWGQVFAQQLRPDSHIAVVNGARSGRSSRDFYYEGWFRQMEPFMRPGDYLFIGMGHNDQNCDSQKAVRGAADVANLCTYPNSADGKPQYPQGKPDMSFQISLERYIRYARAHRMIPVLLTPTARVKNAEGKNGTPAVHSHLTKQNKAGGYAFIGDYTQTIRDTASKNKVPLLDVETATLALANQGDGQQWQQYWLAVDPELYPYYRDQAGSLTQPDTTHFQQKGAQAVAAIVADQIKATPSLRELAGKLQATTQ; encoded by the coding sequence ATGAAAATAACCACCTGGAAACGCACGCTTTTTCTCGGTTCCCTACTGTGTCTGCCGATATCCTTCGCGCAGGCCGCAAACATCGCGCCAGAATCCCCCGCGTCCCCTTCACAGCCGATATTAAATGTCACGACGCTGGGACCAAACACCCTGATTAGCGGCCGGGTAGCGTATCGTGATATACGTTTTCCCGCCACGTTGTTCATCAAGGATCAACGCGGCGTAGAGCACAGTGTAAAAACCGATATCCAGGGACGATTTTATGCGGATGTCTCTTCAATGGTCGCACCGCTGCGCCTGTCAGCCGTTGAAGCCGGCGGGCAAAACTGCCTTGCCAGCAATCAGCTTCGTGCGGTGTGCCTGAGTGCACTGGTTCCCCAATTACGTGATGGTCATGAGAATCGTATTAACATCAACCCGTTGACCGATCGTATTTTATCCGATGTCGCTGCATCGGCCGGTTATATTGGCCCACAGCAACTGATCGACGCCACGACGCTGCCATCTTTATCGACAGCAGCCTGGGAAACCGCTTACCGTGAATTCCATGCCGGCTTTGACGATGCCTTAAAGCAGGCTGGTATTGCCGCCCCTTCGCAGTTCGATCCGCTTACTTATCCTGATGCACTGACGCCTGCCGTTACACAGATGCTTCAGGTCATTAACCACGCCCGCAATTACCACAATGACAGCGGCCAGGCCGGCCATACGGTACTGACGGACATCGCGTTTCGCCCGATTGTCGGTTTGAATGCCTCAGGCAGTTATGAGCCACTGGATCTAACCAGCGCCAGCCAACAGCGTAAAGCGCTGGAGCAAGCGCGTACCCGTATTTTCATCGTCAGCGACTCAACCGCGGCGACCTATGAGAAAGCACGTTTTCCGCGCATGGGCTGGGGGCAGGTATTTGCACAACAACTCCGCCCGGACAGCCATATTGCTGTCGTTAACGGCGCCCGTTCGGGGAGAAGCTCGCGCGATTTCTACTACGAAGGTTGGTTCCGCCAAATGGAGCCGTTTATGCGTCCGGGCGATTACCTGTTTATCGGTATGGGACACAATGATCAAAACTGCGATAGCCAGAAAGCGGTTCGTGGTGCTGCGGATGTCGCCAACCTTTGCACCTACCCCAATAGCGCTGACGGTAAACCACAATACCCCCAGGGCAAACCGGATATGTCTTTCCAGATTTCACTGGAGCGCTACATTCGTTACGCCCGGGCACATCGGATGATCCCCGTATTATTGACCCCGACTGCACGCGTCAAAAATGCGGAAGGAAAGAACGGAACACCGGCAGTCCATAGCCACCTGACGAAGCAAAACAAAGCCGGCGGTTATGCGTTTATCGGCGATTACACCCAGACCATTCGTGATACGGCCAGCAAAAATAAGGTGCCGTTACTGGATGTGGAAACGGCAACGTTGGCACTGGCCAATCAGGGGGATGGACAACAATGGCAGCAATACTGGCTGGCGGTTGATCCGGAACTCTACCCTTATTACCGCGATCAGGCCGGCAGCCTGACTCAACCTGATACCACCCACTTCCAGCAGAAAGGCGCTCAGGCGGTCGCCGCGATAGTCGCTGACCAGATCAAGGCGACACCCTCTTTGCGGGAGTTGGCAGGCAAGCTGCAAGCAACGACGCAGTAA
- the purL gene encoding phosphoribosylformylglycinamidine synthase, translating to MEILRGSPALSAFRINKLLARCKEYHLPVSDIYAEYVHFADVNAPLNHEEQSRLSRLLKYGPSLAEHEPTGRLILVTPRPGTISPWSSKATDIAHNCGLQKIRRLERGLAFYIHAPTLSNAQWKELAALLHDRMMESVFDDLQQANLLFSQHQPAALKRVEILLQGRPALEEANLRLGLALADDEMDYLLDAFTRLGRNPTDIELYMFAQANSEHCRHKIFNADWVINGEAQPKSLFKMIKNTFEHTPDHVLSAYKDNAAVMEGSAVGRFFPDPQGAYAYHQEDAHILMKVETHNHPTAISPWPGAATGSGGEIRDEGATGRGAKPKAGLVGFSVSNLRIPGFIQPWEQDFGKPDRIVSALDIMTDGPLGGAAFNNEFGRPALTGYFRTYEEAVDSHNGVEVRGYHKPIMLAGGIGNIRAGHVKKGEISIGAKLIVLGGPAMNIGLGGGAASSMASGQSDADLDFASVQRDNPEMERRCQEVIDRCWQLGEQNPILFIHDVGAGGLSNAMPELVSDGGRGGRFELRDILNDEPGMSPLEVWCNESQERYVLAVAPEQLALFDEICRRERAPYAVIGEATEEQHLTLNDRHFNNKPIDMPLDVLLGKTPKMLRDVERKSVEGTPLNREGIYLAEAVERVLHLPAVAEKTFLITIGDRTVTGMVARDQMVGPWQVPVADCAVTTASLDSYYGEAMSIGERAPVALRNFAASARLAVGEALTNIAATHIGDLKRVKLSANWMAAAGHPGEDAGLYDAVRAVGEELCPALGLTIPVGKDSMSMKTRWQENGEDKSVTAPLSLVISAFARVEDVRNTVTPQLRTDKDNVLLMIDLGAGHHALGATALAQVYRQLGRKTADVRNPAQLAGFFNAMQTLVANKALLAYHDRSDGGLLVTLAEMAFAGHCGVKADISSMGEDALAVLFNEELGAVIQIEASRRAEVEQVLAEQGLAECVHYLGQAEAGNHFIIHSGTDVVYHESRTTLRNWWAETTWQMQRLRDNPQCADQEHHAKSDDNDPGLNVELTFDLREDIAAPFISRQARPKVAVLREQGVNSHVEMAAAFHRAGFDAIDIHMSDLLAGRRDLQDFQALVACGGFSYGDVLGAGEGWAKSILFNDRVRDEFAAFFLRPQTLALGVCNGCQMMSNLRELIPGAEHWPRFVRNKSDRFEARFSLVEVTNSPSLFLQDMAGSRMPIAVSHGEGRVEVRDDNHLAALEQHQLVALRYVNNYGQATEDYPANPNGSPNGITAVTSSSGRATVMMPHPERVFRTVSNSWHPENWGEDSPWMRMFRNARRQLG from the coding sequence ATGGAAATACTGCGTGGTTCACCCGCCTTATCGGCTTTTCGTATCAATAAACTGTTGGCCCGGTGCAAGGAGTACCACCTGCCCGTCAGCGACATTTATGCCGAATACGTCCACTTCGCCGATGTGAACGCTCCGCTAAACCATGAAGAGCAGTCACGACTGAGCCGCCTGCTGAAGTACGGGCCTTCTCTCGCTGAGCATGAGCCTACCGGGCGGCTGATTCTGGTGACCCCGCGTCCGGGCACCATTTCTCCCTGGTCTTCCAAGGCTACCGATATCGCACACAATTGCGGCCTGCAGAAAATTCGCCGTCTGGAGCGTGGTTTGGCGTTTTACATCCACGCGCCGACATTAAGTAATGCCCAGTGGAAAGAGCTGGCCGCGCTGCTCCACGACCGTATGATGGAGAGCGTGTTTGACGACCTGCAACAGGCCAACCTGCTGTTCTCTCAGCATCAGCCTGCTGCGCTAAAGCGGGTGGAAATTCTGTTGCAGGGCCGCCCTGCACTGGAAGAGGCCAACCTGCGCCTGGGGCTGGCGCTGGCCGACGACGAAATGGATTATCTGCTGGATGCCTTTACCCGGCTGGGGCGCAATCCAACCGATATCGAACTCTATATGTTTGCTCAGGCGAATTCCGAGCACTGTCGCCACAAAATTTTCAATGCCGACTGGGTCATCAATGGCGAAGCGCAGCCGAAGTCGCTGTTCAAGATGATCAAAAATACCTTCGAGCACACACCGGACCACGTACTGTCTGCCTATAAGGATAACGCGGCGGTAATGGAGGGCTCGGCTGTGGGCCGTTTCTTCCCGGATCCGCAGGGCGCTTATGCTTACCATCAGGAAGACGCACATATCCTGATGAAAGTGGAAACCCATAACCATCCGACCGCCATTTCGCCGTGGCCGGGTGCCGCGACCGGCTCAGGTGGTGAAATTCGCGATGAAGGCGCCACCGGACGAGGAGCGAAACCGAAAGCCGGTTTGGTCGGGTTCTCGGTATCTAACCTACGTATTCCCGGCTTTATTCAGCCCTGGGAACAGGATTTCGGCAAACCGGACCGTATCGTCAGCGCGCTGGATATCATGACCGATGGCCCGCTGGGTGGCGCGGCCTTTAATAACGAATTCGGCCGACCGGCGCTGACCGGTTATTTCCGTACCTATGAAGAAGCGGTAGATAGCCATAACGGCGTCGAAGTGCGCGGTTATCACAAGCCGATCATGCTGGCGGGCGGTATCGGCAACATCCGTGCGGGACATGTGAAGAAAGGCGAAATTAGCATTGGTGCCAAGTTGATCGTGCTGGGTGGGCCGGCGATGAATATCGGACTGGGCGGCGGTGCCGCATCGTCTATGGCATCGGGCCAGTCTGACGCGGATCTGGATTTTGCTTCGGTACAACGTGATAACCCGGAAATGGAGCGTCGTTGTCAGGAGGTTATCGATCGCTGCTGGCAGCTTGGCGAGCAAAACCCGATTCTGTTTATTCATGACGTTGGTGCCGGCGGCCTGTCCAACGCGATGCCGGAGCTGGTGAGCGATGGCGGGCGCGGCGGGCGTTTCGAGCTGCGCGATATCCTGAACGATGAGCCGGGTATGAGCCCGCTGGAAGTCTGGTGTAATGAATCGCAGGAGCGCTATGTGCTGGCGGTCGCACCGGAACAACTGGCGTTGTTTGATGAGATCTGTCGTCGTGAACGTGCGCCTTACGCGGTGATCGGCGAAGCGACGGAGGAACAGCACCTGACGCTCAACGATCGTCATTTCAACAACAAGCCGATCGATATGCCGCTGGACGTACTGCTGGGCAAAACGCCGAAAATGCTGCGTGATGTCGAGCGTAAGAGTGTGGAAGGCACGCCGCTGAACCGTGAAGGTATTTATCTGGCGGAAGCGGTTGAGCGTGTGTTGCATTTACCTGCGGTAGCTGAGAAGACCTTCCTGATCACCATTGGCGACCGTACGGTCACCGGGATGGTGGCGCGTGACCAGATGGTCGGCCCCTGGCAGGTGCCGGTGGCGGACTGTGCCGTCACGACCGCCAGTCTGGATAGTTATTACGGTGAAGCCATGTCCATCGGCGAGCGTGCGCCGGTGGCGTTGCGTAACTTTGCCGCATCGGCGCGTTTGGCCGTGGGTGAGGCGCTGACCAACATCGCCGCGACCCATATTGGCGACCTGAAACGGGTGAAACTGTCCGCCAACTGGATGGCTGCAGCCGGGCATCCCGGTGAAGATGCCGGTTTGTATGACGCTGTAAGGGCCGTCGGCGAAGAGCTGTGTCCTGCGCTGGGGCTGACCATTCCGGTGGGTAAAGACTCCATGTCGATGAAAACCCGCTGGCAGGAAAACGGTGAAGACAAATCGGTAACCGCACCGTTATCGCTGGTCATCTCCGCGTTTGCCCGTGTGGAAGATGTGCGTAATACCGTTACGCCGCAGTTGCGTACCGACAAAGACAACGTGCTGCTGATGATCGACCTGGGTGCCGGACATCACGCATTGGGCGCGACGGCGCTGGCTCAGGTCTATCGCCAACTGGGACGTAAGACGGCGGATGTGCGTAATCCGGCGCAATTAGCCGGCTTCTTTAATGCGATGCAGACATTGGTTGCTAACAAAGCACTGTTGGCCTATCACGACCGTTCAGACGGCGGTTTGCTGGTTACTCTGGCTGAGATGGCGTTTGCCGGGCATTGCGGTGTCAAAGCCGACATTAGCTCCATGGGCGAAGACGCGCTGGCGGTACTGTTCAACGAAGAACTGGGGGCGGTTATCCAGATTGAGGCTTCTCGCCGTGCCGAAGTCGAACAAGTGTTGGCTGAGCAAGGTCTGGCAGAGTGCGTGCACTATCTGGGACAGGCGGAAGCGGGCAACCACTTCATCATTCACAGTGGCACCGATGTGGTATACCACGAAAGCCGTACTACGCTGCGCAACTGGTGGGCTGAGACCACCTGGCAAATGCAGCGCCTGCGTGATAATCCGCAATGCGCGGATCAGGAACACCACGCCAAATCTGATGATAATGATCCAGGGTTGAACGTCGAGTTGACGTTTGATCTGCGTGAAGATATTGCGGCACCATTTATCAGCCGTCAGGCACGTCCGAAGGTGGCGGTCTTGCGTGAGCAAGGCGTCAACTCGCATGTAGAAATGGCGGCGGCATTCCACCGCGCCGGGTTTGATGCCATTGATATTCACATGAGCGATCTGCTCGCTGGTCGCCGTGATCTGCAAGACTTCCAGGCGCTGGTCGCTTGTGGCGGCTTCTCTTACGGCGACGTATTAGGTGCAGGTGAAGGCTGGGCTAAATCCATTTTGTTCAACGATCGGGTGCGTGACGAATTTGCCGCATTCTTCCTGCGTCCGCAAACACTGGCGCTGGGGGTATGTAACGGTTGTCAGATGATGTCGAATCTGCGTGAACTGATTCCTGGCGCCGAGCATTGGCCGCGTTTCGTTCGCAATAAATCCGATCGTTTTGAAGCACGTTTTAGTCTGGTAGAAGTGACTAATAGTCCATCCTTGTTCCTGCAGGATATGGCTGGCTCCCGTATGCCGATCGCTGTTTCCCACGGGGAAGGGCGCGTAGAAGTACGTGATGATAACCATCTGGCGGCTTTGGAGCAGCACCAGTTGGTGGCGCTTCGCTACGTGAATAATTACGGTCAGGCTACGGAAGATTATCCGGCTAACCCTAACGGATCGCCGAATGGCATCACTGCTGTAACCAGCAGCAGTGGTCGTGCTACGGTAATGATGCCGCATCCGGAGCGTGTATTCCGTACCGTGAGTAACTCCTGGCATCCGGAAAACTGGGGTGAAGATAGCCCCTGGATGCGCATGTTCCGTAACGCACGCCGCCAGTTGGGTTAA
- the qseG gene encoding two-component system QseEF-associated lipoprotein QseG — MIARSLSLLWLRGPVVSLSGLEVVAALKKLLICLPLLFLLAGCAQDSDRPPVGRRDAELVSLPKEQVADYRTMSCERLWQLHNTDAMNNALYWLRVMDCAARMTPTQARQQTLLVGENDWSGLFRQAILLDNAETTEQERRQIIEQLNRHRLNVPLTLLPLFQVWLDKQNLMLTLSDERQRFQRTLENSDKQLEAMREQQNQLQSQLEATTRKLENLTDIERQLSSRKTVQGDLPDGEGRRGKTGENETPPAVVKKGMKSE, encoded by the coding sequence ATGATTGCACGGTCGTTAAGCCTCCTGTGGTTACGAGGTCCGGTAGTGTCGTTGTCCGGCCTGGAGGTTGTTGCCGCGCTGAAAAAGCTGCTGATTTGCCTGCCATTACTGTTTTTGCTTGCAGGTTGTGCTCAGGATAGCGACAGGCCACCTGTCGGGCGAAGAGACGCGGAACTCGTCAGCCTGCCTAAAGAGCAGGTAGCGGATTATCGCACCATGTCGTGTGAGCGGTTGTGGCAGCTCCATAATACTGACGCGATGAATAATGCCTTGTATTGGCTGCGGGTGATGGATTGCGCTGCACGTATGACGCCGACACAGGCGCGGCAGCAGACGTTGCTGGTAGGCGAAAATGACTGGAGCGGTTTGTTCCGTCAGGCCATCTTGCTGGATAATGCTGAAACCACCGAGCAAGAGCGACGCCAGATTATTGAACAACTGAACCGTCATCGACTGAATGTGCCGCTGACGTTATTGCCGCTTTTCCAGGTCTGGCTGGATAAACAAAATCTGATGTTAACACTGTCTGATGAACGTCAGCGTTTCCAGCGTACGTTGGAAAACAGCGATAAACAGCTGGAAGCCATGCGTGAGCAGCAGAATCAATTACAGTCTCAACTGGAAGCCACAACACGTAAACTGGAAAATTTGACTGATATCGAACGCCAGCTCTCATCGCGCAAGACAGTGCAGGGCGATTTGCCTGATGGCGAAGGCCGCCGGGGGAAAACCGGTGAGAACGAAACACCGCCCGCCGTGGTGAAAAAAGGAATGAAAAGCGAATGA
- the pemA gene encoding pectinesterase PemA, producing the protein MLKTISGTLALSLIIAASVHQAQAATTYNAVVSKSASDGKTFKTIADAIASAPAGSTPFVILVKNGVYNERLTITRSNLHLKGESRSGTVIAATTAAGTLKSDGSKWGTAGSSTVTISAKDFSAQSLTIRNDFDFPANQAKSDSDSTKIKDTQAVALYVTKSGDRAYFKDVSLVGYQDTLYVSGGRSFFSDCRISGTVDFIFGDGTALFDNCDLVSRYRADVKSGNVSGYLTAPSTNINQKYGLVITNSRVIRESDSVSAKSYGLGRPWHPTTTFSDGRYADPNAIGQTVFLNTSMDNHIYGWDKMSGKDKDGNTIWFYPADSRFFEYKSYGAGAAKSADRRQLTDAQAAEYTQSKILGDWTPTLP; encoded by the coding sequence ATGTTAAAGACGATCTCTGGAACCCTTGCGCTGTCGCTGATTATCGCCGCCAGCGTACATCAGGCACAGGCAGCCACCACTTATAACGCGGTGGTGTCAAAATCCGCCAGCGACGGCAAGACCTTCAAAACCATTGCCGACGCCATCGCCAGCGCACCGGCCGGGAGTACGCCGTTTGTCATTCTGGTCAAGAACGGCGTTTACAACGAACGCCTGACGATTACCCGCAGTAACCTGCATCTCAAAGGCGAAAGCCGTAGCGGCACAGTGATCGCCGCCACCACCGCAGCCGGTACGCTGAAGTCAGACGGCAGCAAATGGGGAACGGCCGGCAGCAGCACGGTGACCATCAGCGCCAAGGATTTCAGCGCCCAGTCACTGACTATTCGCAATGACTTTGATTTCCCGGCTAATCAGGCCAAAAGCGATAGCGATAGCACTAAAATCAAGGACACTCAGGCAGTAGCGCTTTATGTAACAAAAAGCGGTGACCGCGCCTACTTCAAAGATGTCAGCCTGGTAGGCTATCAGGACACACTGTATGTTTCCGGCGGCCGCAGCTTTTTCTCTGACTGCCGGATCAGCGGCACCGTTGACTTCATCTTTGGCGACGGCACGGCATTATTCGACAACTGCGATCTGGTATCCCGCTACCGCGCCGACGTGAAGAGTGGCAACGTCTCTGGTTATCTGACGGCCCCCAGTACCAATATCAACCAGAAATATGGCCTGGTGATCACCAACAGCCGCGTCATTCGGGAAAGTGACTCCGTTTCGGCCAAGAGCTATGGACTGGGGCGCCCCTGGCATCCGACAACGACCTTCTCTGACGGACGCTACGCAGACCCGAACGCTATCGGCCAGACCGTCTTCCTGAACACCAGCATGGATAATCACATTTATGGCTGGGACAAGATGTCGGGTAAAGACAAAGACGGCAACACCATTTGGTTCTATCCGGCAGACTCTCGTTTCTTCGAGTACAAGTCTTACGGTGCCGGCGCAGCAAAAAGCGCTGATCGCCGACAACTCACCGACGCACAAGCGGCAGAGTACACCCAAAGCAAAATACTGGGGGACTGGACGCCGACCTTACCCTGA